The Biomphalaria glabrata chromosome 13, xgBioGlab47.1, whole genome shotgun sequence sequence agcgctctgagcatgctctaagcatgaaagtagcattatataaaagctataataaataatatatatatataaaatcaaaacctaaaaaaaaaatactcagaaatacacaaatataaaacatGTCTTTTTCATACTACAGgtatcatatatataaatacactaCGCAGCCACCATGGCGCCAAGCTTAGGGGTGTTATACTCAGATTAAGGCTATTTAACCCTTTACGTGTCCGCACAGCTGATTGGTTGTCTCGTACGCTCTTGTTTTGGCacgattttgaattttgggggGAAAAGTTGTTTCACAAAAAGGGAAAGGTTTGACTTAGAGACGATGACGCGACGAGTTAAAAATCCAGACGAGGTTTCTAGAAAGAAAAGCGAATTGTAAAcagacaaataataaaatatgcatcctctgtttggggcCCCTCAGCCcaagtaaacattaaaaaacttgaacagacacaaaatagagcagtgagattgaCAACTAACGAATATTCAGATTTGAgtaaagtaacacctttagtaaaatcactaaattaagaaagccttcaggagagaagactcaaaagtaaagtagcaatcatacataaaacactgaaccataatcttcaaatacaaaaacaaaatctaataaaatactcagacacaaagataaataaaggcacattcctaatcccatatgctaggacaaatttgtacaaatactccttcttccctagcgctgttagagcatggaatgggttgcctgagccagccaagaaaaccagtgactaggcagcatttaagtcattggttaatgtgcatgactgaatgcatgatgcgtaggacgtaaacgtctgtattatataagatcaaACTACTTTTAACGGCATTAAAGAGAGGCAGTTTTTATGGACGTAGAGATTTaacttgacgacattcgactgTTTGCTTCGTTATTATAAAACGTCTTGTTCGACATTTAATATCtagcgtcgactaacttctaATGTTGGACTTTCGCCTGTGTGTTATTTgatttcgttatttgagtgttacctccatttgacTTAGCTGCATAAGACACAGATAACACTTAAATCAAAGTTAAAAGTGAATTTGCAGGGTAAAAAGTCGTGGAGTCTTTTATACCAAGCGGCCCAATAGTCACTTCATCTATCATCACTAAGcctgttatattttcttttcttattctaTCTACCCATATGGCATCGCGTTGCTACTcaagttacattttttaaaatctattaataatatttcatagtaaagtttccccttttagaccaagagatctatagggcatctatttatttggccaacggttaacgagcatggtgtcatgtggcaagcacaatgaccaaccgcatttactttttccAATCAGGTACCCATCAAAGTTGgagatctaaaaaaattaaatccttGTCTTCCACAataattcgaacccgggacctcggaaaacaagcgctttaccgctcagctaccccACCAATAgataatagaaaaatatttttcatttcttagataaaaattaaaaatgctgTAATCTCCCAAGCCGTAACGATACTCCTTCCAGCCTCTATTGAACCTTTCCAATGATTCGTCACTAAAAGATGATCGATCCCCCGCCGTCTGTCTTCGTGTCACACATGACCTGTAACCCGGAAACTGAAAGATGGTCGACAACGTACAGGATTACGTCAGAATTATCAAAATCGAGAAAGCAGCCAGTGCATTTAAaccatataaatttaaaatattaaaatatttaaaaatttacaaaatgACAAAGTTCAAAACTAAGAAttgctttattttaaattcatttttttttcacaaaattcattttagtatctcttaatgtattttttttaattgggaaGGGAGGGGCGTCTCTTTTATTCTCTGGGGTATGACTGTTGATCCAAATGttcgttttattttctttctcttattttcatCTCGCTAAAAGAAACACTGTTAGACCattcagttaattcataccaGTTCATTCCCTTGTAAAATGATGTACTTCCCCATAGACCATTTAGATTAGAACTATGACAACTTCTATACCACCAGGCACCTGAACAACGTTCTGCACAGTTTGTGCCACTGTGTACATCGTTATCTCTATCAAAAGTCGTAAAGAACATGTTGTTATGATAAGATAACTCATATCCAACATTTCCTGAATAGTCTCCTATCTGTAGTTTATATTTCTCAGTCTCActcaatattttaaagttttcgtATTgcgcaaaatattttttgttgttcaattcTAAATCAATTCTCAAATCATATTGTCCAGTAgaagttaaactaaaaatattttcatttcccAAATAAAATTCACCAATGTTGTAATCTCCAAAGCCGTCACGATACTCCTTCCAGCCTCTATAGAAATCTACTTTTCCGTTGATTCTTCTCTGAAAGATGATCCATCCACCACCATCTGTCTTGGTGTCACACATGACCTTTAACCCGGAAGCTAATGTCACCTCCACGCGTTCTTTTTTATGGATGATGCCACGACATGACTCCGGTATTAAAGTTTTCTGAAATTCTTGTAATAGAgatgtgtaatttgtttttcctgAAAGTAAATAGAAACAGTTCTAAAATTATTATCTTTTAAGTTCACATTTGATGCATGCAGTCCATCGGACAGGTACATAACGTTTTGTCGCAGCCTTTTAGTAGCTGAGTTTTTAGCGCcgatgtttgtttgttcaagaGATGTTATTgggataatttaaatattttataacaaacataattgttgttttttcttactATATTATATAGCATGTGTTGGCCCCTTTACTTATTTTACACATACAAATCA is a genomic window containing:
- the LOC106072525 gene encoding fibrinogen beta chain-like isoform X2, translating into MAFLLSLLLGVYLAPLALSDLIINVQPEVISPVFTSQLMINCSVTNNQVPNIDVIKSVSLSRFNETIKDFYVLLSLDTQTFNLQQFVQFRHAQVSFGNLFLSLTVYNPVQSDAQTYRCNVDGDNSVQKNVPMKAKKEVRYEPNVTALIQEITRLKISEDIEKCSSKNVELSGYNNIRSKLHFVGSSEIVKELIEPLTVKCSFLASNDRPYEDSVLQSMYILHGKTNYTSLLQEFQKTLIPESCRGIIHKKERVEVTLASGLKVMCDTKTDGGGWIIFQRRINGKVDFYRGWKEYRDGFGDYNIGEFYLGNENIFSLTSTGQYDLRIDLELNNKKYFAQYENFKILSETEKYKLQIGDYSGNVGYELSYHNNMFFTTFDRDNDVHSGTNCAERCSGAWWYRSCHSSNLNGLWGSTSFYKGMNWYELTEWSNSVSFSEMKIRERK